In Lacibacter sp. H375, one DNA window encodes the following:
- a CDS encoding NADH-quinone oxidoreductase subunit A, translating into MGAASLIILILAAIAFSAGAILIAKVVTKATKNKQKSEPYECGIPTVGPSWIQFNVGYYLFALIFLIFDVELIFLYPWAVAAKQTGWLALIEIVIFFFILFMGFLYAHKKGALKWK; encoded by the coding sequence ATGGGTGCTGCTTCGCTTATTATATTAATTCTTGCTGCCATTGCCTTTTCGGCCGGTGCTATTCTTATAGCAAAAGTGGTGACCAAAGCCACAAAAAACAAGCAAAAATCTGAGCCATACGAATGCGGTATACCAACTGTTGGCCCAAGCTGGATTCAATTTAACGTAGGTTATTATTTATTCGCTCTCATCTTTTTAATTTTTGATGTGGAGTTGATCTTTTTATATCCATGGGCAGTTGCAGCTAAACAAACAGGTTGGCTGGCGCTCATTGAAATTGTGATCTTCTTCTTCATTTTATTTATGGGCTTTTTATATGCACATAAAAAAGGTGCACTAAAATGGAAATAA